The nucleotide sequence GGCACATTTGACCCTGTTACTTTAGGGCATACGGACATTATTGACCGTGCCCTGCACCTGTTTGACCAGATGGTGATAGGCGTGGGAGTGAATGCCACCAAAGTGCCCATGTTCCCGTTGGAACAGCGCATTGCCTGGATGCAGGAAATTTATAAAGACCAGCCCAAAGTGAAGGTGATGGCCTACGAAGGGCTTACCGTGAAGTTCTGCCAAAGCATAGGCGCCCGCTTTATCCTGCGTGGGGTGCGGTCTTTCACTGATTTTGAATATGAAAAGGCCATTGCGGAAGTAAACCGCATGATGGACCCGCAGATAGAGACCTTCTTTCTCAACAGCAGCCCCCAGGTGGGCACCCTGGCCAGCACCCTGGTGCGCGATGTGATCCGCAACGGGGGAGATGCCAGCAAACTGGTGCCGGCAGCCGTTTGGCAAGGCTTAAAAAAAGCATAGCCACTTGCTGAAATGACTTACCTTTTCACTGAATAAATCAATGCAACATGAAATCTATCTGGCATTCGACGAATGTGTCCCTGGATTTGCTGAACGAGCGCGGCGAGAAGACCATGGCGGCTTGCATGGGCATGGAATTCACTGAAATAGGACCAGATTACCTGCGGATGATGATGCCGGTAGATGACAGGACCCGGCAACCCTATGGCCTTCTGCACGGCGGTGCATCCGTAGCCCTTGCGGAAACTGTGGGCAGCATGGCCTCTGCATTGATCATAGACCCAGCTAAACAAATGTGTGTAGGTATGGAGATCAATGCCAACCATTTGCGCGGCGTGCGCGATGGTTATGTGCATGCGGTGGCAAAGCCCCTGCACATTGGGTCCACCACCCATGTGTGGGATATCCGCATTACCGATGACGCACACCGCCTGGTGTGCGTGAGCCGCCTCACTGTGGCGGTGATTACAAAGAAGAACGCGTAGCCGTTACACCGCAAATCCGTCTGCCGCAAACACGGCGCGGATGTTCTGGTAAGAGTACTGCATGTACTTGCCCACATTTTCCGGCTTTATCCACTGGATGTCCATGATGTCTTCCTCTATCTGGGGGATGGTGAGCTCTGTGCCGGTAAAGCGCATGTGGAACCACACGGTGTGTTTGAGGAGGGGCTGATCTTTGTGGGCGTAATAATGATAGGTCTCGGTGATCTTGTGTTCCAGGGTAATGCTGAGCAAGCCCGTTTCTTCAGCCACTTCGCGGATGGCGCATTGTTCAATGGTCTCACCCGGGTCCAGTTTTCCTTTAGGCAGGTCCCATTTGCCGCGGCGGAACATGAGTAGCACATCCCCATCAGTATTCACGATCAAACCACCACCGGCGGTGAGCACGGTATAGTGTGATTTTACCGTTTCCAGGAGGC is from Chitinophaga parva and encodes:
- the coaD gene encoding pantetheine-phosphate adenylyltransferase, which translates into the protein MQRICLFPGTFDPVTLGHTDIIDRALHLFDQMVIGVGVNATKVPMFPLEQRIAWMQEIYKDQPKVKVMAYEGLTVKFCQSIGARFILRGVRSFTDFEYEKAIAEVNRMMDPQIETFFLNSSPQVGTLASTLVRDVIRNGGDASKLVPAAVWQGLKKA
- a CDS encoding hotdog fold thioesterase → MKSIWHSTNVSLDLLNERGEKTMAACMGMEFTEIGPDYLRMMMPVDDRTRQPYGLLHGGASVALAETVGSMASALIIDPAKQMCVGMEINANHLRGVRDGYVHAVAKPLHIGSTTHVWDIRITDDAHRLVCVSRLTVAVITKKNA
- a CDS encoding NUDIX hydrolase; protein product: MTKQYTIFIDERPLILSDSIHGISPEFLNAPLFTKPDRPQVTSCIHDLQTGKFAATVLIDPNVDGLLETVKSHYTVLTAGGGLIVNTDGDVLLMFRRGKWDLPKGKLDPGETIEQCAIREVAEETGLLSITLEHKITETYHYYAHKDQPLLKHTVWFHMRFTGTELTIPQIEEDIMDIQWIKPENVGKYMQYSYQNIRAVFAADGFAV